A region of Streptomyces sp. WMMC500 DNA encodes the following proteins:
- a CDS encoding carbohydrate-binding protein produces MTDQDKSAPDEAAEEQEKPGIRRKDLLKAALVAAPLPLLVGGAAPVLARDQVAAGRELTPTPEACEPGDPPTRQQTEGPYFKPNSPQRTSLVEPGTPGTRLTVSGYVFGLTCQPIPRALLDFWQADVNGAYDNAGYRFRGHQYSDAQGRFSLQTIVPGLYPGRTRHIHVKVQAPNNPILTTQLYFPNEPRNNTDTIFHPSLLMTVRDVAGGKEGTFDFVLNVRQNPDPPDPPGGTWAAGTSYRPGDTVTYGNVTYRCLQAHTASPGWEPPHVPALWQAA; encoded by the coding sequence GTGACAGACCAGGACAAGTCCGCACCGGACGAGGCCGCCGAGGAGCAGGAGAAGCCCGGGATCCGCCGCAAGGACCTGCTGAAGGCCGCGCTCGTGGCCGCGCCGCTGCCGCTGCTCGTCGGCGGCGCCGCCCCCGTCCTCGCCCGCGACCAGGTGGCCGCCGGCCGCGAGCTGACCCCGACGCCGGAGGCGTGCGAACCCGGGGACCCGCCGACGCGGCAGCAGACCGAGGGCCCGTACTTCAAGCCCAACTCGCCGCAGCGTACGTCGCTGGTCGAGCCCGGCACGCCGGGCACCCGGCTGACCGTCAGCGGGTACGTCTTCGGGCTCACCTGCCAGCCGATCCCGCGCGCGCTGCTGGACTTCTGGCAGGCGGACGTGAACGGCGCGTACGACAACGCCGGTTACCGCTTCCGCGGGCACCAGTACAGCGACGCGCAGGGCAGGTTCAGCCTGCAGACGATCGTGCCGGGCCTGTACCCGGGCCGCACCCGCCACATCCACGTCAAGGTGCAGGCGCCGAACAACCCGATCCTGACCACGCAGCTCTACTTCCCGAACGAGCCGCGGAACAACACCGACACGATCTTCCACCCGTCGCTGCTCATGACGGTGCGGGACGTGGCCGGGGGCAAGGAGGGCACGTTCGACTTCGTGCTCAACGTCCGGCAGAACCCCGACCCGCCTGACCCGCCCGGAGGCACCTGGGCGGCCGGCACCTCCTACCGGCCCGGTGACACCGTCACGTACGGCAACGTCACCTACCGCTGCCTCCAGGCGCACACGGCGTCCCCGGGCTGGGAGCCGCCGCACGTGCCCGCGCTCTGGCAGGCCGCCTGA